CTAAACCAAGCACAACAAAACTTAATACTAGGCACTTACATGGCTTCATGTAAGTGCCTTTTCTTTTATATTATTTAGCCAACCCCAACGTTATTGTCATTTTTTATACAATTTTGCATACTCATACCAAGCGATCGTCACATTGGCGAGGGATAAAAAAATGCGTGACAATGAAAAAGACCTAAGCTGGTGGCAAACGTTTAAAAGTGTTGGCGCGGCATTTTTTGGCGTGCAAAGCAGTACCAACCACAAACAAGATTTCAATAAAGGAAGACCAATTCAATTTATCTTAGTTGGGCTTTTCGCCGTGATCTTATTTGTGATGAGTCTAGTGTTGGCCGTTACCTTTGTTATGCCGGCCTAAATGGAGCGACTACTTATAAAGCGCCATTAATTCGCCCACTTTTTTGCGGTTAGTTGCTTTTTGACTAATGGTACGGGCCACATTTAGCTTGCGAATACGATGGGCGTGCTCGTAAATTTTACGTGTCCAAATCGTGTCGTGATTGCTGATCAGAACACTCGTCCCTTTCACTTCTGCGACAGTTTCCTCCGCAGCATTAGCCAAATCCGCTTGCTCATCAAGACCAAACCCGTTACCAGCATAGGAAGTGAAGCTAGCGGTTTTACTTAGTGGTACATATGGCGGATCGCAATAAATCACATCCCCTTGCTGCGCCCTAGCAAAGGTATCTCGATAGTTCTCACAAACGAACGTCGCCCGTTGCGCTTTTTCAGCAAATACCTGAAGCTCTTTTTCAGGAAAGTACGGCTTTTTATATTTGCCAAAAGGCACATTGTAACCACCTGACTTGTTATAACGACAAAGACCGTTATAGCCGTGGCGATTTAGGTAAAGGAATAGCAGTGAACGCTGATAGATATCGTCAGTTTCATTAAATGTTTTACGCAAGTCATAATAAGCGTCAGCCTGATTATTTTGCTCAACAAACAACTTGGCGGCGTCATTAATATATTGCTCTGGCGTATCTTTAAGAATTTGATACAGATTAATCAAATCGCGATTGATATCGTTTAAGATATAGCGTGAAAAGTTGCTATTTAGGAAGACTGAACCTGCACCAACAAAAGGCTCAATTAAGCACTCACCTTTGGGGAGCATTT
The nucleotide sequence above comes from Thalassotalea euphylliae. Encoded proteins:
- a CDS encoding Dam family site-specific DNA-(adenine-N6)-methyltransferase translates to MTNKNRAFLKWAGGKYTLCDVINKMLPKGECLIEPFVGAGSVFLNSNFSRYILNDINRDLINLYQILKDTPEQYINDAAKLFVEQNNQADAYYDLRKTFNETDDIYQRSLLFLYLNRHGYNGLCRYNKSGGYNVPFGKYKKPYFPEKELQVFAEKAQRATFVCENYRDTFARAQQGDVIYCDPPYVPLSKTASFTSYAGNGFGLDEQADLANAAEETVAEVKGTSVLISNHDTIWTRKIYEHAHRIRKLNVARTISQKATNRKKVGELMALYK
- a CDS encoding DUF2970 domain-containing protein, giving the protein MRDNEKDLSWWQTFKSVGAAFFGVQSSTNHKQDFNKGRPIQFILVGLFAVILFVMSLVLAVTFVMPA